A stretch of the Massilia sp. W12 genome encodes the following:
- a CDS encoding DUF2138 family protein, with the protein MNKKKLFAGGLVILAVFGLVWLAKARLPFGGKVGALEINLSQPDAWIKTDSLAQLPRDLLKVPLARDVLTEDLVNYYETHDERLSMSGAIRRIAYEHNMKWEDRLLEAALNEAAEVALWRDQRGALRHYLAVVKRNTLSKAIEQAAKIAASDTQLSSLGQISIDGDEVELLALNISNQRTFVVASHGERILLASSPELLFDEEQGLREDGETLLKQLLGKDAAGQQRYADYFQYKAGAKNEKAARHVLIMDANFMSFGYQHFFAGMQALRFEFDRQGKWSSAVLLDGKQLPPESLNDAVLWQAAPMDPAACALLPVDWQMGNRVLGPLPSEKVAALLKQFDGPAAICWYAQSNLHTPLILAHTKPGSKPDPLFLEQLFRWMIRGAQQAQGDKTKDGGHLWQHEVSAPFGMAAQAKAKGKDKKNTEGEETVYQPALAQQGDFIAFSPDVKLVQLALQTQAKRYPNLRDVLPKNSKTLVWLSSPKLAQMMRNETLQVLDTPGEELFLMQAKTHLWPKLDALKKYPSWRLQLSRLPGKDEKAWLPVEWHAVSKGRE; encoded by the coding sequence ATGAACAAGAAAAAACTCTTCGCTGGCGGGCTGGTCATCTTGGCAGTGTTCGGTCTGGTCTGGCTGGCCAAGGCGCGCCTGCCGTTTGGCGGCAAAGTCGGCGCGCTGGAGATCAATTTATCCCAGCCCGACGCCTGGATCAAAACCGACAGCCTGGCGCAGCTGCCGCGCGATTTGCTCAAAGTCCCCTTGGCGCGCGATGTGCTGACTGAAGATCTGGTGAATTACTACGAAACGCATGACGAGCGCTTGAGCATGTCCGGCGCAATCCGCCGCATCGCCTACGAGCACAATATGAAATGGGAAGACCGCTTGCTCGAAGCGGCGTTGAATGAAGCGGCGGAAGTCGCCTTGTGGCGCGATCAGCGCGGCGCGCTGCGCCATTATCTGGCGGTGGTGAAACGCAATACCTTGTCCAAAGCGATAGAACAAGCCGCCAAAATCGCCGCTTCCGATACGCAGTTAAGCAGCCTGGGACAGATCAGTATTGATGGCGATGAAGTGGAGCTGCTGGCGCTGAATATCAGCAATCAACGCACCTTTGTTGTGGCCAGCCATGGCGAGCGCATCCTGCTGGCGTCCAGTCCGGAGCTGCTGTTTGATGAGGAACAAGGCTTGCGCGAAGATGGCGAAACCCTGCTCAAGCAATTGCTGGGCAAAGATGCGGCGGGGCAGCAACGCTACGCCGACTATTTTCAATACAAGGCCGGCGCCAAGAATGAGAAGGCGGCGCGGCACGTTTTGATTATGGACGCCAACTTCATGTCTTTTGGCTACCAGCATTTCTTTGCCGGCATGCAAGCCTTGCGCTTTGAATTTGACCGCCAGGGCAAATGGAGCAGCGCGGTCTTGTTGGATGGCAAACAATTGCCGCCGGAATCCCTGAACGACGCCGTGTTATGGCAAGCCGCGCCGATGGACCCGGCGGCCTGCGCCTTGCTGCCGGTGGATTGGCAGATGGGCAACCGCGTGCTTGGCCCCTTGCCCTCGGAAAAAGTGGCGGCCTTGCTGAAACAATTCGATGGCCCGGCGGCGATTTGCTGGTATGCGCAATCGAATTTGCATACCCCGCTGATCCTGGCCCACACCAAGCCCGGCAGCAAACCCGATCCCTTGTTTTTGGAACAATTATTCCGCTGGATGATACGCGGCGCGCAACAAGCGCAAGGCGATAAAACCAAAGACGGCGGCCATCTGTGGCAGCATGAAGTCAGCGCCCCATTCGGCATGGCGGCCCAGGCCAAAGCCAAAGGCAAAGACAAGAAAAACACAGAAGGCGAAGAAACCGTGTATCAACCCGCATTGGCGCAACAGGGCGATTTCATTGCCTTTTCACCCGATGTGAAATTGGTGCAATTGGCCTTGCAAACCCAGGCCAAACGTTATCCCAATCTGCGCGATGTGCTGCCGAAAAACAGCAAAACCCTGGTCTGGCTGTCTTCGCCCAAGCTGGCGCAGATGATGCGCAATGAAACCCTGCAAGTGCTCGACACCCCGGGCGAGGAATTGTTTTTGATGCAGGCCAAAACCCATTTATGGCCCAAGCTGGACGCCTTGAAAAAATATCCATCCTGGCGTTTGCAACTCTCACGCCTGCCGGGCAAGGATGAAAAAGCCTGGTTGCCGGTCGAGTGGCACGCGGTCAGCAAGGGCCGGGAGTGA
- a CDS encoding DUF1853 family protein produces the protein MSAPPACAIRSWQADFYQRWFSSPALLLEEPWPALAWLLFAPDLLDAAAPAWQGRLARWPSQAPAPATLPAWRQALLSHSAPQLLQQAWDALQTSLPQQTRLGRQAEKLLGFYLAASGQLQAQGVQVRSQLPQGGWRTVGEFDFLLYASADTLLHWELATKFYLYAPLQNGAAAPDYFLGPNLADSLGAKMRKILQRQLGLGQLGAAQLALPLQAAQAYVKGWLFYPWRVADVEDFSGRQELTALCQSTGLSPAHCRGWWCRLSDWAMLDASLGAPHWRLLPRLRWLAPAWLAPQHADQARPCHAWAGELAQQFAQQAMPQLMAAMQPGADGVWRECARVFVAPDDWLLRARAGERGAG, from the coding sequence ATGAGCGCGCCGCCTGCCTGTGCGATTCGCAGCTGGCAGGCTGATTTTTATCAGCGCTGGTTCAGTTCCCCCGCTTTGCTGTTGGAAGAGCCGTGGCCAGCGCTGGCCTGGCTTTTATTCGCGCCGGATTTGCTGGACGCCGCAGCGCCTGCCTGGCAAGGCCGCTTAGCGCGCTGGCCCTCGCAGGCCCCCGCGCCGGCCACCTTGCCGGCCTGGCGTCAGGCATTGCTCAGCCACAGCGCGCCGCAGCTCTTGCAACAAGCCTGGGACGCCCTGCAAACCAGCCTGCCGCAGCAAACCCGTCTGGGCCGTCAGGCCGAAAAACTGCTTGGTTTTTATCTCGCCGCCAGCGGCCAATTGCAAGCCCAGGGTGTGCAGGTGCGCAGCCAGTTGCCGCAAGGCGGTTGGCGCACGGTGGGGGAATTTGATTTTCTGCTGTACGCCAGCGCTGACACGCTCTTGCATTGGGAATTGGCGACCAAGTTTTATTTATACGCGCCCTTGCAAAACGGGGCCGCCGCGCCCGATTATTTCCTGGGGCCGAATCTGGCCGACAGCCTGGGGGCCAAGATGCGCAAAATTTTGCAGCGCCAACTCGGCCTGGGTCAGCTTGGGGCCGCGCAATTGGCCTTGCCCTTGCAAGCCGCGCAAGCGTATGTCAAAGGCTGGCTGTTTTACCCCTGGCGCGTGGCGGATGTGGAAGATTTTTCAGGGCGCCAGGAGCTGACTGCGCTGTGTCAAAGCACAGGTTTGTCGCCCGCACATTGCCGTGGCTGGTGGTGCCGCTTATCCGATTGGGCTATGCTGGACGCCAGCCTGGGCGCGCCGCATTGGCGACTCTTGCCGCGCCTGCGCTGGCTGGCCCCGGCCTGGCTGGCGCCGCAGCATGCAGATCAAGCCCGCCCTTGCCACGCCTGGGCGGGAGAGTTGGCGCAGCAATTTGCCCAGCAGGCTATGCCGCAATTAATGGCCGCCATGCAGCCCGGCGCGGATGGCGTGTGGCGCGAATGCGCCAGGGTGTTTGTGGCCCCGGATGATTGGTTGTTGCGCGCCAGGGCCGGCGAGCGGGGTGCTGGCTGA
- a CDS encoding uracil-DNA glycosylase — MTGVQDFSGGQSAILREIGVPVFWRLRSRAQQPETAPPPALATEAGLAQVAAPATALNPAPAPAVRTPAAPPEAAARPAPVPSAAPSALAAPAQAAQASAWDDGPAAPATPAAPALSAPAPSSAAPETDQRAQAIAQMDWLQLEQAVRTCRACPLGKGRTQAVFGVGDRQAQWLLVGEGPGRTEDALGEPFVGKSGKLLDNMLAALQLARGRNVYIANIVKCRPTDARGNDRAPTEFEAAACRPFLQRQISLLQPRVMLALGKTAAISLLQLDAQTPVSGLRARVHQFTLSGQGGSIPLVATYHPAYLLRSPTEKAKAWADLCLATQQMARPEPA; from the coding sequence ATGACAGGGGTGCAGGATTTCAGTGGCGGACAAAGCGCAATCTTGCGTGAGATCGGTGTGCCGGTATTCTGGCGCCTGCGCAGCCGCGCGCAGCAGCCTGAGACAGCGCCGCCGCCAGCGCTGGCGACTGAAGCCGGCCTGGCGCAGGTGGCGGCCCCGGCGACTGCCCTGAACCCTGCTCCTGCGCCTGCTGTGCGCACACCCGCTGCGCCGCCGGAAGCGGCCGCGCGGCCCGCCCCCGTGCCATCTGCGGCGCCGTCTGCGCTTGCCGCTCCCGCGCAAGCGGCCCAGGCCAGCGCCTGGGATGATGGCCCCGCCGCGCCGGCCACACCGGCCGCGCCGGCCCTCAGCGCGCCGGCCCCGTCCAGCGCTGCGCCGGAAACAGATCAGCGTGCGCAGGCGATTGCGCAAATGGATTGGCTGCAACTGGAACAAGCCGTGCGCACCTGCCGCGCCTGTCCCTTGGGCAAGGGGCGCACCCAGGCCGTGTTCGGCGTCGGCGACCGCCAGGCGCAATGGTTGCTGGTGGGCGAAGGCCCGGGCCGCACCGAGGATGCGCTGGGCGAACCCTTTGTCGGCAAATCCGGCAAACTGCTCGACAATATGCTGGCCGCATTGCAATTGGCGCGCGGGCGCAATGTGTATATCGCCAATATTGTCAAATGCCGGCCCACTGATGCGCGCGGCAATGATCGTGCGCCGACCGAATTTGAAGCCGCCGCCTGCCGTCCTTTTTTGCAAAGGCAAATCAGCTTGCTGCAACCGCGCGTCATGTTGGCGCTGGGCAAAACCGCCGCGATTTCACTCTTGCAACTGGATGCGCAAACCCCAGTCTCCGGCTTGCGCGCGCGCGTGCACCAATTTACGCTGAGCGGGCAGGGCGGCAGCATTCCGCTGGTGGCCACATACCACCCGGCTTATCTCTTGCGCAGCCCGACTGAAAAAGCCAAGGCCTGGGCCGATCTGTGCCTGGCCACGCAGCAAATGGCGCGCCCGGAGCCGGCATGA
- the rimI gene encoding ribosomal protein S18-alanine N-acetyltransferase, with amino-acid sequence MNDALPAGFAWRIMQAQDVAEVAALEQAAYVYPWSAANFRDSLAHGYHAWLLCEENGAVAGYSICMDVVDEVHLLNIAVRPDLQRRGLARCILQRAIGMARAGGMQSMLLEVRPGNQRARALYERMGFVQIGLRKGYYPAQQGREDALVLRLNFD; translated from the coding sequence ATGAATGACGCGCTGCCGGCCGGCTTCGCCTGGCGCATTATGCAGGCGCAGGATGTGGCGGAAGTGGCGGCGCTGGAACAGGCGGCCTACGTCTATCCCTGGAGCGCCGCCAATTTCCGCGATTCGCTGGCGCATGGCTATCACGCCTGGCTGCTGTGCGAAGAAAATGGCGCCGTGGCCGGTTACAGCATTTGTATGGATGTGGTGGACGAGGTGCATTTATTGAATATCGCGGTGCGCCCGGATTTGCAAAGACGCGGTCTGGCCCGGTGCATCTTGCAGCGCGCCATCGGCATGGCGCGCGCTGGCGGCATGCAATCGATGTTGCTCGAAGTGCGCCCCGGCAATCAGCGCGCGCGCGCATTGTATGAGCGTATGGGGTTTGTGCAAATCGGCCTGCGCAAGGGCTATTATCCAGCGCAACAGGGGCGCGAAGATGCGCTGGTGTTGCGCTTGAATTTTGATTGA
- the tsaB gene encoding tRNA (adenosine(37)-N6)-threonylcarbamoyltransferase complex dimerization subunit type 1 TsaB, translated as MHTILALETSTETASVALLTPHGCLMRASEGVQNHSLTILPMVQEVMREAGLDFASLSGIAFGAGPGSFTGVRSACALAQGMGFAHKLPLLPVVTLQALAQAAWSALDAPPHADLLCLLDARMEQVYWAQYRRQGQDWLEVAAPALSDPVQVMPQPAAALYYCGNPAQDLPQLAACQRVSAVQRPHAQQIAQLGLRQLQAGLGVAPADAQPLYLRNKVAQTSAERAAKAHSGGAHE; from the coding sequence ATGCACACTATTTTAGCCCTCGAAACCTCGACTGAGACCGCCTCAGTCGCCTTACTCACGCCCCACGGCTGCCTGATGCGCGCCAGCGAAGGCGTGCAAAACCATTCCCTCACCATCTTGCCGATGGTGCAAGAAGTGATGCGCGAAGCCGGCCTGGACTTTGCCAGCTTAAGCGGCATCGCTTTTGGCGCCGGCCCCGGTTCATTCACCGGAGTGCGCAGCGCCTGCGCGCTGGCGCAAGGCATGGGGTTTGCCCATAAGCTGCCGCTGTTGCCGGTGGTTACCCTGCAAGCCCTGGCGCAAGCCGCCTGGAGCGCGCTTGATGCGCCCCCGCATGCAGATCTCCTGTGCTTGCTGGACGCCCGCATGGAGCAAGTGTATTGGGCGCAATACCGCCGCCAGGGGCAAGACTGGCTGGAAGTGGCGGCGCCGGCCTTGAGCGACCCGGTGCAAGTCATGCCGCAACCCGCCGCCGCTCTGTATTACTGCGGCAATCCGGCGCAGGACTTGCCGCAACTGGCCGCCTGCCAGCGCGTAAGCGCGGTGCAGCGGCCACATGCGCAGCAAATCGCGCAACTCGGATTGCGCCAATTGCAAGCCGGCCTGGGCGTGGCCCCCGCCGATGCGCAACCTTTGTATTTACGCAATAAAGTCGCGCAAACCAGCGCCGAGCGCGCCGCCAAAGCGCACAGCGGAGGCGCACATGAATGA
- a CDS encoding thioredoxin domain-containing protein: MPAYTLNSDTRRQLAQTLQPTRWLVCALCAEWCLTCKAYAAPFAALAQRFPEVDFIWADIEDESDFLQDPEIDNFPTLLIQRGAQTLFFGVTLPESAIAARLLENLQAMSEEERAAQALPDALNIFQLLQESEAKS, translated from the coding sequence ATGCCGGCATATACGCTTAATTCTGATACCCGGCGCCAGTTGGCGCAAACCCTGCAGCCCACGCGCTGGCTGGTGTGCGCCCTGTGCGCTGAATGGTGCTTGACCTGTAAAGCCTATGCCGCGCCGTTCGCCGCGCTGGCGCAGCGCTTTCCAGAGGTTGATTTCATCTGGGCCGATATTGAGGATGAGTCCGATTTTTTGCAAGATCCTGAAATTGACAACTTCCCCACCCTGTTGATTCAGCGCGGCGCACAGACGCTGTTTTTCGGCGTCACCCTGCCGGAAAGCGCAATCGCCGCGCGTTTGCTGGAAAATCTGCAGGCCATGAGTGAAGAGGAGCGCGCCGCGCAGGCGCTGCCCGATGCGCTGAATATATTTCAATTGCTGCAAGAATCAGAAGCAAAAAGCTGA
- a CDS encoding PAS domain S-box protein translates to MSNHAPDHPALRVSAVTAPRSRTGQHGAFAYLYLLYLFAVLLTLGVWLGVWLQLRNETANADEDGRLQAQLAVRDFAAYCKLQLQNADHAAALFQALQGAQEQALRLDGFWLNRDPLHTVLNFEQAHLRLYHARGHLLQQFPAQTVESALPPQLLKAFAEKQAQQRIGPRRSDGAHWQIHFLRRLQNASGVFSGVLQIGVDPFDLLDEYAPQAPAVSLMLRNMDSGAIITRHPQQTLIETDWTLQARPEGGARLLRKGENPAAAPTAYFAVQDLPGFGVQAIAALPRNFTQRYQQARRLYLAFAAFFTLLIGGAVARLHWQTRRIQASERAALEAQSVLSAAAEGSLDAFYILQAVRNGAGEVIDFTIEHVNQRGAHLLGMPVQALKGERLCALLPGFKKLGYFAQYVQVLESGQTLEQEFELRIKQVKARWLHHQIVTTGNGVAITVRDISQRKEAEQELRNNRNFLRSLVDNLPVLVAVAQVHAGAQRCSLGKLLVWNKYAEQISRVSAQEMLGQDLSSEQAQLNPAITRIIDRLNALLQAGVAAELTLEEEILHSDGRISYLHLLALFIDDEQGKPEYLMCIGEDISLRRRHEHALRASQAELAAVNDASPLGLVRADANASCTYVNKTFELISGLTREQALGNGWLQAVHTDDRPMIEKALQSLRHNQEWRQGVFRFVHQDGRLVWASVKIAAIVLDARIAGYVGSVDDITQRREAEIALIESEARLRTITNTMPAMLAYVDAQEHYRFWNLAYEREIGIDMHNCEGKPVLEVVGPKRYAIVSPYIKRALAGETVQYEDDVSTHGKFRMLECTYIPQLAQDGKTVLGFHVMRHDITAKKLEEMRLLQLAQLDVLTGLSNRAGFMQKLRDAMAKSRQSGALMALMFMDIDYFKAVNDTHGHRAGDLLLAAFAERLRHSLRASDSIARLGGDEFTVLMESPVRVADAQMIAEKIVQVMRQPFTLDKLELKISTSLGLAWFHGGELTADALLNQADMMLYQAKRNGRDTWRMHEAPQMDVESGHS, encoded by the coding sequence GTGTCGAACCACGCGCCGGACCACCCAGCATTGCGTGTTTCAGCCGTCACTGCGCCACGCAGCCGCACCGGCCAGCATGGTGCTTTCGCCTATTTGTATTTACTGTATCTGTTTGCGGTTTTACTCACGCTCGGGGTCTGGCTCGGCGTCTGGCTGCAATTGCGCAACGAAACCGCGAATGCGGATGAGGATGGGCGGCTGCAAGCACAACTGGCGGTGCGCGATTTCGCCGCATATTGCAAGCTGCAATTGCAAAACGCCGACCATGCCGCCGCATTGTTTCAGGCGCTGCAAGGCGCGCAGGAACAGGCGCTCAGGCTGGATGGCTTCTGGCTCAACCGCGATCCCTTGCACACTGTCTTGAATTTTGAGCAGGCGCATTTGCGCCTCTACCATGCGCGCGGCCATTTGCTGCAACAATTCCCGGCGCAGACCGTGGAAAGCGCCCTCCCCCCTCAGTTGTTGAAAGCCTTTGCCGAGAAGCAGGCGCAGCAGCGCATCGGGCCGCGCCGCAGCGATGGCGCGCATTGGCAAATTCATTTCCTGCGCCGTTTGCAAAATGCCTCCGGGGTCTTCTCCGGCGTATTGCAAATCGGCGTCGATCCCTTTGATCTGCTCGATGAATACGCGCCGCAAGCGCCGGCGGTCAGCCTGATGCTGCGCAATATGGACAGCGGCGCGATTATCACCCGCCATCCGCAACAAACCCTGATCGAAACCGATTGGACTTTGCAAGCCCGGCCTGAAGGCGGCGCGCGCCTGCTGCGCAAAGGCGAAAACCCGGCTGCGGCCCCCACCGCCTATTTCGCGGTGCAGGATTTGCCCGGCTTCGGGGTGCAGGCGATCGCCGCGCTGCCGCGCAATTTCACGCAGCGCTACCAGCAAGCGCGCCGCCTGTATCTGGCTTTCGCCGCCTTTTTCACACTCTTGATCGGCGGCGCGGTGGCGCGCTTGCATTGGCAAACCCGGCGCATTCAGGCCAGCGAACGCGCAGCGCTGGAGGCGCAAAGCGTGCTCAGTGCGGCGGCGGAAGGTTCGCTGGATGCCTTTTACATCTTGCAGGCGGTGCGCAACGGGGCTGGCGAGGTGATCGACTTCACCATCGAGCATGTGAATCAGCGCGGGGCGCATTTGCTGGGAATGCCGGTGCAGGCGCTCAAAGGCGAGCGCTTGTGCGCGCTGCTGCCTGGCTTTAAAAAACTGGGCTATTTTGCCCAATATGTGCAGGTGCTGGAAAGCGGACAGACGCTGGAACAGGAATTTGAATTGCGCATCAAGCAAGTCAAGGCGCGCTGGCTGCATCATCAAATCGTCACCACCGGCAATGGGGTGGCGATCACAGTGCGCGACATCAGCCAGCGCAAAGAAGCAGAACAGGAGTTGCGCAACAACCGCAATTTTCTGCGCTCGCTGGTGGACAATCTGCCGGTGCTGGTGGCGGTGGCGCAAGTGCATGCCGGCGCGCAACGCTGCAGCCTGGGCAAATTGCTGGTATGGAATAAATATGCCGAGCAAATCAGCCGCGTCAGCGCGCAAGAAATGCTGGGCCAGGATCTGTCTTCAGAGCAAGCGCAACTCAATCCGGCGATAACGCGCATCATTGACCGTTTGAATGCCCTGTTGCAAGCCGGCGTTGCGGCGGAATTGACCCTGGAAGAGGAAATTCTGCACAGCGATGGCCGCATCAGCTATTTGCATTTGCTGGCCCTGTTTATTGATGACGAGCAGGGCAAACCTGAGTATTTGATGTGCATTGGCGAAGACATCAGCCTGCGCCGCCGCCATGAGCACGCATTGCGCGCCAGCCAGGCCGAATTGGCGGCAGTAAACGACGCCTCGCCGCTGGGGCTGGTGCGCGCCGATGCAAACGCCAGCTGCACCTATGTGAATAAAACATTTGAATTGATTTCCGGCCTCACGCGCGAGCAGGCGCTGGGCAATGGCTGGCTGCAGGCGGTGCATACGGATGACCGGCCGATGATAGAAAAAGCCTTGCAAAGCCTGCGCCACAATCAGGAATGGCGTCAGGGCGTCTTCCGCTTTGTGCATCAGGATGGGCGGCTGGTGTGGGCTTCTGTGAAAATCGCCGCCATCGTACTGGATGCGCGGATTGCCGGCTATGTCGGCAGCGTTGACGACATCACGCAAAGGCGTGAAGCGGAAATCGCCCTGATCGAAAGCGAAGCGCGTTTGCGCACCATCACCAACACCATGCCGGCCATGCTGGCTTACGTTGATGCGCAGGAGCATTACCGCTTCTGGAATCTGGCGTATGAGCGCGAAATCGGCATCGATATGCACAATTGCGAAGGCAAGCCGGTGCTTGAGGTGGTAGGCCCCAAGCGTTACGCGATTGTGTCGCCATATATCAAGCGCGCGCTGGCCGGCGAGACGGTGCAATATGAGGACGATGTCAGCACGCACGGCAAATTCCGCATGCTGGAATGCACCTATATTCCACAGCTGGCGCAAGATGGCAAAACGGTGTTGGGTTTTCATGTGATGCGGCATGACATCACGGCCAAAAAACTGGAAGAAATGCGTTTATTGCAATTAGCGCAACTGGATGTGCTGACCGGCCTGTCCAACCGCGCAGGATTTATGCAAAAACTGCGCGACGCCATGGCCAAGTCGCGTCAAAGCGGCGCATTAATGGCCTTGATGTTTATGGATATCGATTATTTCAAAGCGGTGAATGACACCCATGGCCATCGCGCCGGCGATTTGCTGCTGGCTGCGTTTGCCGAAAGACTGCGCCACAGCCTGCGCGCCAGCGACAGCATTGCACGCCTGGGCGGCGATGAATTCACGGTCTTGATGGAAAGCCCGGTGCGGGTGGCGGATGCGCAAATGATTGCGGAAAAAATCGTGCAGGTGATGCGCCAGCCGTTTACTTTGGACAAACTCGAACTGAAAATCTCCACCAGTCTGGGCCTGGCCTGGTTCCATGGCGGCGAGCTGACTGCGGATGCCTTGCTCAATCAGGCCGATATGATGCTGTATCAGGCCAAACGCAATGGCCGCGACACCTGGCGCATGCATGAGGCGCCGCAAATGGATGTGGAGAGCGGACATTCATAA
- the nadC gene encoding carboxylating nicotinate-nucleotide diphosphorylase, translating into MSTLKNRFAPFDPALAAAFEANLQAALQEDVGTGDLTGMLAPQGKVVQARVIVREDAVLCGAPWFEGVFRVLGAKSEVHWNYAEGDWMQADSVVCTIDGPARCLLTAERSALNFLQLLSGVATATRRYVEAIKGTRAAILDTRKTLPGLRLAQKYAVRVGGGQNQRLGLYDGILIKENHIAAAGGVAASLMAAEQLKSGAPVQIEVEDLAQLQEALEAGATSVLLDNFDQETMRAAVKMNQSRALLEASGGVNLDTVRAIAETGVDRISIGGLTKDVRAVDYSMRIVHG; encoded by the coding sequence ATGAGCACTTTGAAAAACCGTTTTGCGCCGTTTGATCCGGCCTTGGCCGCCGCGTTTGAGGCGAATTTGCAAGCAGCCCTGCAGGAAGATGTCGGCACGGGCGATTTAACCGGCATGCTGGCGCCGCAGGGCAAGGTGGTGCAGGCGCGCGTGATTGTGCGCGAGGATGCGGTATTGTGTGGCGCGCCCTGGTTTGAAGGGGTGTTTCGCGTCCTGGGGGCCAAGAGCGAGGTGCATTGGAATTATGCCGAAGGCGATTGGATGCAAGCCGACAGCGTGGTCTGCACCATCGACGGCCCGGCCCGTTGCCTGCTGACTGCTGAGCGCTCTGCATTGAACTTCCTGCAACTCTTATCCGGCGTGGCCACCGCCACGCGGCGCTATGTGGAAGCGATCAAGGGCACGCGCGCGGCGATTCTGGACACCCGCAAAACCCTGCCGGGTTTGCGGCTGGCGCAAAAATACGCGGTGCGCGTGGGCGGCGGGCAAAACCAGCGGCTTGGTTTGTATGATGGCATTTTGATCAAAGAAAACCATATCGCCGCTGCGGGCGGGGTGGCGGCGTCTTTGATGGCGGCGGAGCAGTTGAAATCCGGTGCGCCGGTGCAAATCGAAGTCGAAGATCTGGCCCAGCTGCAAGAAGCGCTGGAGGCGGGCGCCACCTCGGTATTGCTGGATAATTTTGACCAGGAAACGATGCGCGCCGCTGTCAAAATGAACCAGTCGCGCGCCTTGCTGGAGGCTTCCGGAGGGGTCAATCTGGACACGGTGCGGGCGATCGCTGAAACCGGGGTGGATCGTATTTCGATCGGCGGCTTGACCAAGGATGTGCGGGCGGTGGATTACTCGATGCGGATTGTGCACGGCTGA
- the nadA gene encoding quinolinate synthase NadA, giving the protein MNEPAIKTIEYEKALMQAETGASCVANAWARAPETPSAQEAQELKQKIRRLLQEKQAVLVAHYYVDPALQDLAEETGGCVSDSLEMARFGRDHPAKTLVVAGVRFMGETAKILSPDKTVLMPDLDATCSLDLGCPADEFTAFCDAHPDRTVVVYANTSAAVKARADWMVTSSIGLEIVAHLHAQGKKILWAPDKHLGSYIQKQTGADMLLWQGSCLVHDEFKGIELDLLKKEHPQAKILVHPESPAAVVAQADVVGSTSQMIKAAQTMEAREFIVATDNGILHKMRQAAPGKLFIEAPTAGNSATCKSCAHCPWMAMNGLRNLAAVLENENNRIEVDPAIGAQAVHSITRMLDFAAAHKAKVKPGPDLAAEAALFKGVGPA; this is encoded by the coding sequence ATGAATGAGCCAGCAATTAAAACCATTGAATATGAAAAGGCGCTGATGCAGGCCGAAACCGGCGCCAGCTGCGTGGCGAACGCCTGGGCCCGCGCACCCGAAACGCCAAGCGCGCAAGAGGCGCAGGAATTGAAACAGAAAATCCGCCGCCTGTTGCAGGAAAAACAGGCGGTGCTGGTGGCGCATTACTATGTTGACCCGGCTTTGCAGGATCTGGCCGAGGAAACCGGCGGCTGCGTTTCGGATTCACTTGAAATGGCGCGCTTCGGGCGCGACCATCCGGCCAAGACCCTGGTGGTGGCGGGGGTGCGTTTCATGGGTGAAACTGCAAAAATCTTAAGTCCTGACAAAACCGTGCTGATGCCGGATCTGGACGCCACCTGTTCGCTCGATCTGGGCTGTCCGGCGGATGAATTCACCGCCTTTTGCGACGCCCACCCGGATCGCACCGTGGTGGTGTACGCCAACACCAGCGCGGCGGTGAAAGCGCGCGCGGATTGGATGGTGACGTCTTCCATCGGTCTGGAAATCGTCGCGCACTTGCACGCGCAGGGCAAAAAAATCCTGTGGGCGCCGGATAAACATCTGGGTTCCTACATCCAGAAGCAGACCGGGGCCGATATGCTGCTGTGGCAGGGTTCCTGCTTAGTGCATGATGAGTTCAAGGGGATTGAGCTGGATTTGCTCAAGAAAGAGCATCCGCAGGCCAAAATTCTGGTGCATCCGGAGTCGCCGGCGGCGGTGGTGGCGCAAGCCGATGTGGTCGGCTCGACATCGCAAATGATCAAGGCGGCGCAGACCATGGAGGCGCGCGAATTCATTGTCGCCACCGACAATGGCATTTTGCACAAAATGCGCCAGGCCGCGCCGGGCAAATTGTTTATCGAAGCGCCGACCGCCGGCAACAGCGCGACTTGTAAAAGTTGCGCACACTGTCCCTGGATGGCGATGAACGGCTTGCGCAATCTGGCTGCCGTGCTGGAAAATGAAAATAACCGGATTGAAGTCGATCCGGCCATCGGCGCGCAAGCGGTGCACAGCATCACGCGCATGCTGGACTTCGCTGCCGCGCATAAAGCCAAAGTCAAGCCCGGGCCGGATCTGGCCGCCGAGGCTGCATTATTCAAAGGAGTGGGGCCGGCATGA